A genomic stretch from uncultured Cohaesibacter sp. includes:
- a CDS encoding 6-carboxytetrahydropterin synthase produces the protein MFAVEVRDHIMIAHSLPRPVFGPAQGMHGATFIVDATFFTRDVDDDGLAVDIGEATTALNDVLNPLNYQNLDEIEAFRHKISTTEVIAKYIFDQLATCVHEERFGPGSSRICKIRVTLHESHVAKGWYEADL, from the coding sequence ATGTTTGCAGTTGAAGTCCGTGATCACATCATGATCGCACACAGTTTACCCCGCCCAGTCTTTGGGCCAGCACAAGGCATGCATGGGGCCACCTTTATCGTAGATGCGACATTCTTCACTCGGGACGTTGACGACGATGGCCTTGCTGTCGATATAGGCGAAGCGACGACAGCTCTCAACGATGTTCTCAATCCTCTCAATTATCAGAATCTGGATGAGATCGAAGCGTTCAGACACAAAATTTCGACAACCGAAGTGATTGCCAAATATATCTTCGATCAGCTTGCCACGTGCGTCCATGAGGAGCGATTTGGCCCAGGTAGCAGCAGGATCTGCAAGATCAGGGTTACCCTGCACGAGTCCCATGTCGCCAAAGGTTGGTATGAGGCAGACCTTTGA
- the ribA gene encoding GTP cyclohydrolase II RibA, whose amino-acid sequence MLNSAHFTFQNSTAQMDVERVVAELRFGRPVILKDNRQQLAVLALDCATPQTFKLFAQAVDDQHRLFLSPPRAARLGIASGAGLAIPLSGMSFEGASRLSYGLDADAPQEWEQPKQIMATAAELARNALLLPAVVCAEIEAGDMRFSACLQLNVEALNQAGDVRQSFEIIARTLVPLKDIGEAEFIVFRGGLAQRDQIAIVVGKPDTTKPVPVRIHSSCITGDLCGSLKCDCGDQLCNGLGHLKDAGGGVLLYLDQEGRGTGIGAKMRAYGYQHLGIDTIDADAELGFEADHRRYEAAVSMLELLSISRVVLFTNNPTKIAALRAGGIRVEERKPVLGEVTTENMNYLRTKILRADHMLDIDKLAKLG is encoded by the coding sequence ATGCTCAATTCGGCTCATTTTACCTTTCAGAATTCTACAGCGCAGATGGACGTAGAGCGTGTTGTTGCGGAATTAAGGTTTGGTCGACCGGTTATTCTGAAAGACAACAGGCAGCAGCTTGCCGTCTTGGCTCTTGATTGCGCGACGCCTCAAACTTTTAAGTTGTTTGCTCAGGCGGTGGATGATCAGCATAGGCTTTTTCTTTCGCCCCCCCGCGCTGCACGGTTGGGTATCGCGAGTGGTGCAGGCTTAGCCATCCCGCTATCGGGCATGAGCTTTGAAGGCGCCTCACGACTATCCTATGGCCTTGATGCCGACGCTCCGCAAGAATGGGAGCAACCGAAACAGATCATGGCAACAGCGGCAGAGCTGGCCCGCAACGCACTTCTGCTGCCTGCCGTGGTCTGTGCCGAAATCGAAGCAGGAGACATGCGTTTTAGTGCCTGTCTTCAGCTCAATGTCGAGGCGTTAAACCAAGCAGGAGATGTGCGCCAGTCCTTTGAAATCATAGCTCGAACGCTGGTTCCTCTGAAAGATATCGGAGAGGCGGAATTCATCGTTTTTCGTGGGGGCCTTGCGCAAAGAGACCAGATTGCTATTGTGGTGGGAAAGCCTGACACGACCAAACCCGTTCCGGTTCGCATTCACTCATCATGCATCACCGGAGATCTCTGCGGCTCTCTCAAGTGTGATTGTGGTGACCAGCTTTGCAACGGTCTGGGGCATTTGAAAGATGCCGGTGGCGGAGTTCTTCTTTATCTTGATCAGGAGGGGCGCGGCACGGGGATCGGCGCGAAAATGCGCGCCTATGGCTATCAACATCTGGGAATTGACACCATTGATGCCGATGCCGAGCTCGGCTTCGAAGCCGATCATCGTCGCTACGAAGCAGCGGTTTCCATGCTCGAATTGCTTTCGATTTCTCGCGTCGTGCTTTTCACCAATAACCCGACCAAGATCGCGGCATTGCGAGCCGGCGGCATTCGCGTCGAGGAGAGGAAACCAGTATTGGGCGAGGTTACAACCGAGAATATGAACTATCTTCGGACCAAGATTCTGCGTGCCGACCACATGCTTGATATCGACAAATTGGCAAAACTTGGTTGA
- a CDS encoding zinc-binding alcohol dehydrogenase yields the protein MNKPIHLEDKTPIHARALWFSSKQSCELREESLRIPEQDEVLIKTLFSGISRGTEALVFHGEVPREEADRMRGPHMAGDFGFPVKYGYCLVGLVEDGPRELIDKQVFCLHPHQTACVTNRDMVTVLPSSVPPDRAILAANMETALNIVWDARIQPGDRVAVFGAGVVGSLVAYLASRIIGTEVALIDSNGSRGELAAKLGLTFLTNEAINGTYDVLINATASGEALATTLKHAAFEARIVEASWYGNLSVTVPLGGAFHSKRLSLISSQVGAVPSDRRARWPLARRLSKAIDLLVDTRLDALISGETPFASIADAYPAILLDNSTLCHRIRY from the coding sequence TTGAACAAGCCCATTCATCTAGAAGACAAAACGCCCATACATGCACGTGCACTTTGGTTCTCTTCAAAGCAAAGCTGCGAACTCCGCGAGGAATCTCTCCGCATCCCGGAGCAGGACGAGGTTCTTATCAAGACGCTTTTCAGCGGCATCAGCCGAGGCACCGAAGCACTCGTTTTTCACGGCGAGGTACCACGCGAAGAAGCTGACCGGATGCGAGGTCCGCATATGGCGGGAGATTTCGGCTTTCCCGTAAAATACGGCTATTGTCTTGTCGGCTTGGTTGAAGACGGTCCTCGGGAATTGATTGACAAGCAGGTGTTCTGTCTGCATCCCCATCAGACAGCCTGCGTCACAAACAGGGACATGGTGACTGTTCTGCCCAGCTCCGTTCCGCCAGATCGCGCCATTCTTGCAGCCAACATGGAAACCGCGCTCAATATCGTCTGGGATGCCCGCATTCAACCGGGAGACCGGGTCGCCGTCTTTGGTGCGGGCGTTGTTGGCTCCCTTGTTGCCTATCTCGCGTCCCGCATCATAGGAACAGAAGTCGCGCTCATCGATAGCAACGGCTCGCGGGGGGAACTTGCGGCAAAACTCGGTCTGACATTTCTCACCAACGAGGCTATCAACGGCACCTATGATGTCCTTATCAACGCCACAGCCTCCGGGGAGGCTCTCGCAACCACTTTGAAGCATGCAGCATTTGAAGCGCGGATTGTGGAAGCAAGCTGGTACGGAAATTTGTCTGTGACCGTGCCTCTTGGCGGAGCCTTTCATTCCAAAAGGCTGTCACTCATCAGCTCACAGGTGGGCGCGGTGCCATCTGACAGGCGTGCCCGCTGGCCACTAGCGCGACGTCTCTCCAAAGCAATAGACTTGCTGGTTGACACCCGCCTTGACGCCCTTATTTCGGGTGAAACACCCTTTGCTTCCATCGCGGACGCGTATCCAGCCATTCTTCTCGATAACTCAACCCTTTGCCACCGGATTCGATATTGA